One Rosa chinensis cultivar Old Blush chromosome 5, RchiOBHm-V2, whole genome shotgun sequence genomic region harbors:
- the LOC112203177 gene encoding berberine bridge enzyme-like 4, producing the protein MRVLLLIILSFLCFLVSCTTTSDPILNDFLRCLTNHSRYSTYPISEAIITYQSTSFQSALLAYIRNRRYSTPTTPKPLVIVAAKHESHVQSTVICAQQHGFQIRTRSGGHDFEGLSYVSSATPFVMLDMSNLRSIDINVTDESAWVESGATLGELYFNVGNKSNIHGFPAGVCPTVGIGGHLSGGGYGPLIRKYGLTVDNIVDAKLVNVKGTILNRKSMGEDLFWAIRGGGGASFGVVVSWKIKLVPVPTKVTVFNVLRTLEHGAIDIVYRWQYVAPKLPKEIFIRAMLQVKKNSTSGKLAVEVSFICHYLGDNEKLLSLMNRNFPELGLQQNDCFEMSWVESTVFWGNHPIGTPIAVLLDRPMGPPDFFKSKSDFVKEPIPKHGIESILDLMLKTGLDKLYMEWNPYGGRMSEISESETPFPHRAGNLFLIQYLGYWKEDKAETAHSYLDSISKMYQEMTAFVSKTPREAFLNYRDLDLGASKGNQTKVETARVYGSMYFKENFDRLVRVKTAVDPQNFFKNEQSIPPLVDVYKEDYRNTTVSNKSLKHAQYHCNKNTEDEGGGQTLAEFLVDEVGPNAAAGVKTDRVTELAELTELAELAELTELAELIELLELTELLDFGWSDRVRGATGSGATPD; encoded by the exons ATGAGGGTGCTACTGCTCATTATTCTATCATTCCTTTGTTTTTTAGTATCATGTACAACTACTTCAGATCCAATTCTCAACGATTTTCTCCGCTGCCTTACAAATCATTCACGGTACTCCACCTACCCAATCTCTGAAGCCATTATCACCTACCAAAGCACCTCTTTTCAATCTGCTCTCTTGGCATACATTAGGAACCGCAGATATTCCACACCCACAACACCAAAacctttggtgattgtagcagCCAAGCATGAATCCCATGTTCAATCGACTGTCATTTGTGCACAACAACATGGATTTCAAATAAGAACCCGAAGCGGTGGCCATGATTTTGAGGGTCTATCGTACGTGTCAAGTGCCACCCCCTTTGTCATGCTTGACATGTCTAATCTTAGATCCATCGATATTAATGTCACGGACGAGAGTGCTTGGGTCGAATCTGGGGCTACTCTTGGTGAACTTTATTTCAATGTTGGAAACAAAAGCAATATTCATGGGTTTCCTGCTGGAGTTTGCCCTACTGTTGGTATCGGTGGCCATCTTAGTGGTGGTGGTTATGGCCCTTTGATAAGAAAATATGGACTTACAGTGGATAACATTGTAGATGCTAAGCTAGTGAATGTGAAAGGTACAATTCTTAATAGAAAATCCATGGGAGAAGACCTTTTCTGGGCCATTAGAGGAGGTGGTGGAGCAAGCTTTGGAGTCGTTGTTTCTTGGAAGATCAAATTGGTTCCAGTTCCAACCAAAGTGACTGTATTCAATGTTTTAAGGACCTTGGAACACGGCGCTATAGATATCGTTTATCGGTGGCAATACGTAGCGCCTAAACTGCCTAAAGAGATCTTCATTAGGGCAATGCTTCAAGTGAAGAAAAATAGTACTTCAGGTAAGTTGGCTGTGGAAGTGTCATTCATCTGTCATTATTTGGGAGATAATGAGAAACTTCTTTCATTGATGAATCGAAATTTTCCTGAATTGGGTTTGCAGCAAAATGATTGCTTTGAAATGAGTTGGGTAGAATCTACTGTGTTCTGGGGTAACCACCCAATTGGAACTCCCATAGCTGTTCTGCTTGACAGGCCGATGGGGCCACCAGATTTCTTCAAGAGCAAGTCAGACTTTGTGAAAGAGCCGATTCCGAAACATGGAATAGAATCCATATTGGACTTGATGCTAAAGACGGGTCTAGATAAACTGTACATGGAATGGAACCCTTATGGTGGAAGAATGAGTGAGATTTCAGAGTCGGAAACTCCATTCCCTCACAGGGCTGGAAACCTGTTTTTGATTCAGTATTTGGGATATTGGAAAGAAGACAAGGCTGAGACAGCCCACAGCTACCTTGACTCGATTAGCAAAATGTATCAAGAAATGACTGCATTTGTGTCCAAGACCCCAAGAGAGGCCTTCCTAAACTATAGGGATCTTGACCTTGGGGCCAGTAAGGGTAATCAGACTAAAGTTGAAACTGCAAGagtttatggaagcatgtattttaaagaaaactttgatagactggTACGTGTGAAAACTGCGGTTGATCCTCAGAATTTTTTCAAGAATGAACAGAGCATCCCACCACT AGTGGACGTCTATAAAGAAGATTACAGGAATACAacag tttccaacaagtctctcAAACATGCCCAATAtcattgcaataagaacacTGAGGACGAGGGAGGTGGGCAAACCCTGGCGGAGTTCCTTGTTGATGAAGTGGGACCGAATGCTGCTGCTGGAGTAAAG ACTGACCGAGTGACCGAGTTGGCCGAGTTGACCGAGTTGGCCGAGTTGGCCGAGTTGACCGAGTTGGCCGAGTTGATCGAGTTGCTCGAGTTGACCGAGTTGCTCGACTTTGGCTGGTCTGACCGAGTGAGAGGAGCGACCGGAAGTGGGGCGACGCCGGACTGA
- the LOC121049574 gene encoding uncharacterized protein LOC121049574: MADIGDDGVQLQGKELYKHQFKQTFTTRLTEILAFNPNSVVSERGVIEILEKLNRAAIMYGRSYIAEDESEYVDCSNVIGFGLPLIGQERCFMQLLRECDPQSEVGRKLWNMKHQAALVGEKVSQHLIRMMVVMNTENKKEMMKKFRDTVHLFPFLVDAFEWPGRSEYFGVVYNRINVLMEHARKEFILQVKRSRMPAGSLGYVEDLLINLDNKNERDEFLDDLLDQIVEVISMLESLLSFPILPDGPRLLSRNIRSVAWLRKELVDMEIKMHNNIGKRVRELMVKYKGNKYFNDTAAFLTRVYSPRHDMWEDLESVVKAVKLGPQSRGRVRLHVGGTIIHKYRNSALIRIVGINTRKEAESFTGKHIVYFYRANVKKSNSHYRCIWGKVTRPHDNSGILCARFISNLLPRHGCMRVYMYRARINYELHRPPFVYGD, from the exons ATGGCCGACATAGGTGATGATGGTGTTCAACTTCAAGGGAAGGAGCTATATAAGCACCAGTTTAAGCAGACTTTCACCACACGCTTGACAGAGATTCTGGCTTTTAATCCCAACTCTGTGGTTTCAGAGAGGGGTGTGATAGAGATTCTGGAGAAGTTAAACCGAGCGGCAATCATGTATGGCAGGAGCTACATTGCCGAAGATGAGTCCGAGTATGTTGATTGCTCTAATGTGATTGGGTTTGGTTTGCCCCTGATTGGCCAGGAGAGGTGCTTCATGCAGTTGCTCAGAGAGTGTGATCCACAATCGGAAGTGGGTAGGAAATTGTGGAACATGAAACACCAAGCGGCTCTTGTTGGTGAAAAAGTCTCGCAGCATCTTATAAGGATGATGGTGGTGATGAACACAGAGAACAAAAAGGAAATGATGAAGAAGTTCAGAGATACTGTGCATCTGTTTCCATTCTTAGTGGATGCTTTTGAATGGCCGGGGAGAAGTGAATATTTTGGAGTAGTGTATAACAGGATCAACGTTCTTATGGAACACGCACGCAAAGAATTCATCCTGCAGGTTAAGAGATCAAGAATGCCAGCTGGGAGTCTGGGATATGTTGAAGACCTTCTCATAAATTTGGACAACAAAAACGAGCGTGATGAATTTCTTGATGACCTCCTTGATCAGATTGTGGAAGTTATATCAATGCTGGAGTCTCTGCTGAGCTTTCCAATACTGCCCGATGGGCCAAGGTTGCTCTCTAGAAATATAAGATCAGTAGCTTGGCTGCGTAAGGAGCTTGTGGATATGGAAATAAAGATGCACAACAATATTGGAAAAAGGGTAAGAGAACTGATGGTTAAGTATAAAGGGAATAAGTATTTCAATGATACTGCTGCATTTCTCACGAGAGTGTATTCACCAAGACATGATATGTGGGAGGATTTGGAAAGTGTGGTGAAAGCGGTGAAGCTGGGACCCCAATCTCGAGGGCGAGTCAGACTCCATGTTGGAGGAACTATCATTCATAAGTACCGGAATAGCGCACTGATTCGGATAGTAGGAATCAACACCAGGAAGGAAGCTGAGTCGTTCACTGGAAAGCACATTGTCTACTTCTACAGGGCTAACGTGAAGAAAAGCAACAGCCACTACCGCTGCATTTGGGGAAAGGTTACCAGGCCTCATGATAACAGTGGCATTCTTTGTGCTAGGTTCATCTCCAATTTACTCCCCAGG CATGGTTGCATGAGGGTATATATGTATCGTGCCAGGATCAACTACGAG TTGCACAGGCCGCCTTTCGTCTATGGAGACTAA